In one Pseudomonas sp. Bout1 genomic region, the following are encoded:
- a CDS encoding HNH endonuclease signature motif containing protein, with protein MPLRPQKPCNAQGCNTLTRNPRYCDEHAHLLKSSTWAKPRESSTKRHYNYKWQQARAGWLAKHPLCRCCEQAGKVVAATDVDHVIPHKGDMVLFWDRNNWQSLCGPCHSSKTASEDGGFGNSRR; from the coding sequence GTGCCGTTGAGGCCGCAAAAGCCATGCAATGCCCAGGGCTGCAACACGCTGACCCGAAACCCTCGGTACTGCGATGAACATGCCCACCTACTCAAGAGTTCGACCTGGGCCAAGCCTAGGGAAAGCAGCACCAAGCGCCACTACAACTACAAGTGGCAGCAGGCAAGGGCAGGCTGGCTGGCAAAGCATCCGCTGTGCAGGTGTTGCGAGCAGGCAGGCAAGGTGGTTGCGGCGACTGATGTTGATCACGTCATCCCACACAAGGGCGATATGGTCCTGTTCTGGGATCGGAACAACTGGCAGAGCCTCTGTGGTCCGTGCCACTCCAGCAAGACGGCCTCCGAGGATGGCGGTTTCGGCAATTCCCGGCGCTGA
- a CDS encoding replication protein P — MIKQVSVIANDLWANPKAGEFIAADENVAPADEGRRQMAFAINELFKELRLIRSAWRQAWPDKETYQAAKVQWMQAFLDEGICTQGQIEFGMVKARKQVSDFIPSPGQFIEWCKPTPEMLGLPPLAAAHREACRNAHPGMAGQGKWSHDAVWHTAKECGFESLNKLDTALSLKLFDRNYTITIRRLLDGLPLQPMPKALPAKVDARITPEVGKGAIAELRARLAGGSR; from the coding sequence GTGATCAAGCAGGTATCAGTGATTGCGAATGACCTATGGGCCAACCCGAAGGCGGGCGAATTTATCGCAGCGGACGAGAACGTAGCCCCGGCTGACGAAGGTCGCCGCCAGATGGCTTTCGCCATCAACGAACTGTTCAAGGAGTTGCGCCTGATCCGCTCGGCCTGGCGACAAGCGTGGCCGGACAAGGAGACGTACCAGGCTGCAAAGGTGCAGTGGATGCAGGCGTTCCTCGATGAGGGAATTTGCACCCAGGGTCAGATCGAGTTCGGCATGGTCAAGGCCCGCAAGCAAGTGTCCGATTTCATCCCGAGCCCGGGGCAGTTCATCGAATGGTGCAAGCCCACCCCCGAAATGCTCGGCCTTCCGCCTCTGGCTGCCGCACATCGTGAAGCTTGCCGGAACGCGCACCCAGGCATGGCGGGGCAGGGCAAGTGGTCCCATGACGCGGTTTGGCACACGGCCAAGGAGTGCGGGTTCGAGAGCCTGAACAAGCTCGACACGGCGCTGAGCCTGAAGCTTTTCGACCGCAATTACACGATCACCATCCGGCGCTTGCTCGACGGCTTGCCGCTTCAGCCAATGCCCAAGGCGCTGCCCGCCAAAGTCGACGCCCGAATCACCCCTGAGGTAGGGAAGGGCGCTATCGCCGAACTGCGTGCCCGGTTGGCAGGGGGATCCCGATGA
- a CDS encoding HK97-gp10 family putative phage morphogenesis protein yields MADDIQFGLVGLDDLLSNLATVNDETRRKGGRAALRKAAQVVRGAATQNAQRVDDPDTARAIYQNIEVRWNGRLFRRSGDLGFRVGVLGGARIPKSRPKGSEPGGPGGDTRYWAFVEFGTEDTDAQPIMRPALSENITLATDTFISEYRRAIDRAIRRRDKLNRSS; encoded by the coding sequence ATGGCTGATGACATTCAGTTCGGCTTGGTCGGTCTCGACGATCTTCTCTCGAATCTGGCCACGGTGAACGATGAAACAAGGCGTAAAGGTGGGCGCGCTGCTTTGCGCAAGGCGGCTCAGGTTGTGAGGGGTGCTGCAACCCAAAATGCCCAGCGTGTCGATGATCCGGACACGGCCAGGGCTATCTACCAAAACATCGAGGTTCGCTGGAACGGAAGGTTGTTCAGGCGCTCAGGAGATCTCGGTTTCCGTGTTGGTGTTCTCGGCGGTGCGAGAATCCCGAAATCAAGGCCGAAGGGTTCAGAACCTGGCGGTCCGGGTGGTGATACCAGGTACTGGGCGTTTGTTGAGTTCGGGACTGAAGACACCGATGCGCAGCCGATCATGAGGCCCGCGTTATCGGAAAACATAACCCTAGCCACTGATACGTTCATCAGCGAGTACCGCAGGGCAATTGATCGAGCTATTCGGCGTCGCGATAAGCTGAACAGGAGCAGTTAA
- a CDS encoding DnaT-like ssDNA-binding domain-containing protein: MAGDWIKFELTTLDKPEVCQIADLADIDPDAVVGKLMRVWGWFDQQTEKGNAPSVSKKLLDRLVGVSGFCEHMKSVAWMIEIDGVISLPHFDRHNGKTAKNRLLTAKRVANHKASNGKSNASSVSDALPKEEKRREDQNPLFAHEPVDPRMPSEMTLDWVPDEKLLKTYAFHRGLSLDLFTEEARVAFTAHYEPQHQVNTQAEWVSMLVKWVNNDKARTAATNVTPFRQRSAPASDFDDNDTDWQNGVQS, encoded by the coding sequence ATGGCCGGCGACTGGATCAAATTCGAACTCACCACCCTGGACAAGCCGGAGGTCTGCCAGATCGCAGACCTGGCGGATATCGATCCTGATGCTGTCGTCGGCAAGCTGATGCGCGTGTGGGGCTGGTTCGATCAGCAAACCGAAAAAGGTAACGCTCCGAGCGTTAGCAAAAAGTTACTTGATCGCCTTGTCGGTGTTAGCGGTTTCTGCGAACACATGAAATCGGTTGCTTGGATGATCGAGATCGACGGCGTTATCAGCCTCCCGCATTTTGACCGACATAACGGGAAGACCGCTAAAAACAGGCTTCTCACGGCAAAGCGGGTGGCAAACCACAAAGCGAGTAACGGCAAAAGTAACGCTTCGAGCGTTAGCGATGCGTTACCTAAAGAAGAGAAGAGAAGAGAAGATCAAAACCCTCTCTTTGCGCACGAGCCAGTCGACCCTCGGATGCCCAGCGAAATGACCCTCGACTGGGTGCCTGACGAAAAGCTTTTGAAGACCTACGCCTTTCACCGCGGCCTGTCGCTTGACCTGTTCACCGAAGAGGCTCGGGTCGCATTCACTGCTCACTACGAGCCGCAGCACCAGGTCAACACGCAGGCTGAGTGGGTGAGCATGCTGGTCAAGTGGGTGAACAACGACAAGGCCCGCACCGCCGCCACCAACGTGACGCCGTTCCGGCAGAGGTCTGCACCTGCATCGGACTTCGATGACAACGACACCGACTGGCAAAACGGGGTGCAATCGTGA
- a CDS encoding HK97 family phage prohead protease yields the protein MSNIQKTLAFAEAEIKFDSGGKVGVFEGYASVFDVIDSDGDIILPGAFKKALSTQSRQVGMFFNHQTYGLPVGKWQSLEEDSKGLIVRGELTPGLSVSNDLRAAMEHKTVEGMSVGFTVMKDDFDMIATGRAFKSVAALREISICTFPANELATIESMKSMESITTIRDVEHWLRDSVGLSKSQALGLVARIKSAVRSDSEGGEITAILDRLKSFPSVGK from the coding sequence ATGTCAAACATCCAAAAGACCCTGGCCTTCGCTGAGGCGGAAATCAAATTCGACTCCGGTGGAAAAGTTGGGGTCTTCGAGGGGTATGCCAGCGTTTTTGACGTGATTGATTCAGATGGCGACATCATCCTGCCAGGGGCTTTTAAGAAAGCCCTGAGCACGCAGAGTCGACAGGTTGGCATGTTCTTCAACCACCAGACCTACGGCTTGCCTGTTGGCAAATGGCAGTCGCTTGAAGAGGACAGCAAAGGGCTGATTGTCCGCGGCGAGCTGACGCCAGGTCTGTCTGTTTCTAACGATCTTCGCGCCGCGATGGAACACAAGACTGTCGAGGGCATGTCTGTCGGCTTCACCGTCATGAAAGACGATTTCGACATGATCGCGACCGGCCGCGCGTTCAAGAGCGTGGCGGCCCTTCGCGAGATCAGCATCTGCACGTTTCCAGCCAATGAACTTGCAACAATCGAGTCCATGAAATCCATGGAGTCGATCACAACTATTCGCGACGTTGAGCACTGGCTGAGGGATTCGGTCGGACTGTCGAAGTCGCAAGCTCTGGGCCTCGTGGCCCGGATTAAGTCCGCAGTTCGGAGCGATTCCGAAGGTGGCGAAATCACCGCGATCCTGGATCGCCTCAAGTCCTTCCCATCTGTAGGAAAATAA
- a CDS encoding phage major capsid protein, with the protein MSELAQIQKAIEESQRNMTELFDAQKKEITETGAVSKKLQSDLQTVQEELTKSGTRLFDLEQKLAAGNLDNPETKKSFAEQTAIDLQKSWDGKSSGKVDVKSFNKQLGSTAGSAGALIEPQRNAGILMPGLRRLTIRDLLAQGRISSNSLEYVRENIFTNSAAPVAEGTLKPESNLTFTKETANVKTIAHWIQASRQVMDDAPMLESYVNNRLLFGLALVEEGQLLNGDGTGDNLTGLNKVATAYDAALNVTGDTRADKIAHAIFQTSESEFEASGIILNPRDWHAIALLKDADGRYIFGGPAAFAAKVMWGLPVVATKAQALGTFTVGGFDLASQVWDRMDATVEVSREDRDNFVKNMLTILCEERLALAHYRPTAIITGPFATAP; encoded by the coding sequence ATGTCCGAATTGGCCCAGATCCAAAAGGCTATTGAAGAATCGCAAAGGAACATGACTGAACTGTTCGATGCGCAGAAAAAAGAAATCACCGAGACCGGTGCGGTCAGTAAAAAGCTGCAGTCCGATCTCCAAACCGTCCAGGAAGAGCTGACCAAATCCGGCACTCGCCTGTTCGACCTGGAGCAAAAGCTTGCCGCCGGTAACCTGGACAATCCGGAAACGAAGAAGTCCTTCGCAGAACAAACGGCAATCGATCTTCAAAAGTCGTGGGATGGCAAGTCCTCGGGCAAGGTCGACGTCAAGAGCTTCAACAAGCAGCTCGGCAGTACGGCAGGTTCCGCCGGCGCATTGATCGAGCCACAGCGTAATGCCGGCATTTTGATGCCAGGCCTGCGCCGCCTCACCATTCGGGACCTGCTCGCCCAGGGCCGTATCAGCTCGAACTCGCTGGAATATGTTCGCGAGAACATCTTTACCAACAGCGCTGCACCGGTCGCCGAGGGCACGCTGAAGCCCGAGTCCAACCTGACGTTCACCAAGGAAACGGCGAACGTCAAAACCATCGCTCACTGGATTCAGGCCTCGCGCCAGGTCATGGACGATGCTCCGATGCTCGAGTCGTACGTGAACAACCGACTGCTGTTCGGCCTGGCCCTGGTTGAGGAGGGGCAGTTGCTGAACGGTGACGGTACCGGCGACAACCTGACCGGGCTGAACAAGGTTGCCACGGCCTACGACGCAGCGCTGAACGTGACCGGTGACACCCGTGCTGACAAGATTGCCCACGCGATCTTCCAGACCAGTGAGTCTGAGTTTGAAGCCTCCGGCATCATCCTCAACCCGCGCGACTGGCACGCAATCGCGCTGCTGAAAGACGCTGATGGTCGCTACATCTTCGGCGGACCAGCTGCGTTCGCTGCCAAGGTCATGTGGGGCCTGCCGGTGGTTGCCACTAAAGCTCAAGCCCTGGGCACGTTCACCGTCGGCGGCTTTGATCTGGCATCCCAGGTCTGGGACCGCATGGACGCAACCGTCGAAGTCAGCCGCGAAGATCGCGACAACTTCGTCAAGAACATGCTGACCATCCTCTGTGAAGAGCGCCTGGCCCTGGCCCACTACCGGCCAACCGCGATCATCACCGGTCCTTTCGCAACCGCACCATAA
- a CDS encoding terminase large subunit, whose product MTKSTHPNVDKATAWGRSLLRGKVPACRYIHQAVQRHFDDLAASRKRGFRFKFDPAKAEKKLKLMQLLPHTKGEWAFKRQLITLEPWQLFGLAVTFGWVKKKGGHRRFRESYWEVPRKNGKSVVAGGVGISMFVADGEFGAEVYAGATTEKQAWEVFRPAKLMVSKSPMLIQAAGIEVNASNMNIPSDFSRFEPLIGNPGDGASPSCAIVDEYHEHPTSAQYDTMLTGMGARRQPLMFIITTAGADIEGPCYDKRRQVVEMLAGTVPDEELFGWIWTLDEGDDWTDPKMLAKANPNHGVSVFQEYLESQQARAIRSARFANTFKTKHLNLWVSAKSGFYNMESWKACEDTSLTLEQFEGQEWIAGFDLARKLDMNSRARLFWRVIDGKNHYYSIAPKFWVPYDTAFNTDNKRMAERFQAWIHTKHLEVTDGAEVDYREILEDTKEANHHAPVRECPIDPHGATGLSHDLDDQGFNPVTITQNYTNMSDPMKELEAAIEAGRFHHDGNPIMTWCIGNVIGKNLPGNDDVVRPIKQGDDNKIDGAVALIMTIGRILANAEVQGSVDDFLSRPMSM is encoded by the coding sequence ATGACCAAATCTACCCACCCCAATGTCGACAAGGCAACGGCGTGGGGTCGGTCATTGCTCCGCGGTAAGGTGCCGGCGTGCCGTTATATCCACCAGGCAGTGCAGCGGCACTTCGATGATCTGGCGGCCAGCCGCAAGCGCGGTTTCCGTTTCAAGTTCGATCCGGCGAAGGCAGAGAAAAAGCTCAAGCTGATGCAGTTGCTCCCGCATACCAAGGGCGAGTGGGCATTCAAGCGTCAGCTGATCACGCTGGAGCCTTGGCAGCTTTTCGGCCTGGCCGTTACATTCGGCTGGGTCAAGAAGAAGGGCGGCCACCGCCGGTTCCGTGAAAGCTACTGGGAAGTGCCCAGGAAGAACGGAAAATCAGTGGTTGCCGGTGGTGTTGGCATCAGCATGTTCGTTGCCGATGGCGAATTCGGTGCCGAGGTGTACGCCGGTGCGACCACAGAGAAGCAAGCGTGGGAGGTTTTCCGGCCCGCCAAGCTGATGGTCAGCAAGTCGCCGATGCTGATTCAGGCCGCCGGCATCGAGGTGAACGCCTCGAACATGAACATTCCGTCCGACTTCAGCCGGTTCGAGCCATTGATCGGTAACCCGGGCGACGGTGCATCGCCGAGCTGCGCCATCGTCGACGAATACCACGAACACCCAACCTCGGCCCAGTACGACACCATGCTCACAGGCATGGGCGCCCGGCGTCAGCCGCTGATGTTCATCATCACCACGGCCGGCGCCGACATTGAAGGCCCGTGCTACGACAAGCGCCGTCAGGTCGTTGAGATGCTGGCCGGTACCGTGCCGGACGAAGAGTTGTTCGGCTGGATCTGGACGCTCGACGAGGGCGACGACTGGACCGATCCGAAGATGCTGGCCAAGGCCAACCCGAACCACGGCGTCTCGGTGTTTCAGGAGTACCTGGAGAGTCAGCAGGCGCGAGCCATTCGCTCTGCCCGCTTTGCCAACACCTTCAAAACGAAGCACCTCAACCTCTGGGTAAGTGCCAAGTCCGGCTTCTACAACATGGAAAGCTGGAAGGCATGCGAAGACACGTCGCTGACCCTGGAACAGTTCGAGGGGCAGGAGTGGATTGCCGGTTTCGACTTGGCGCGAAAGCTCGATATGAACTCGAGAGCCCGGTTGTTCTGGCGCGTCATCGATGGGAAGAATCACTACTACAGCATCGCGCCGAAATTCTGGGTTCCTTACGACACAGCGTTCAACACCGATAACAAGAGGATGGCCGAGCGATTCCAGGCTTGGATTCACACCAAGCATTTGGAGGTGACCGACGGTGCCGAGGTCGACTACCGCGAGATCCTTGAAGACACCAAAGAGGCAAATCATCACGCGCCGGTGCGTGAATGCCCGATTGACCCCCACGGTGCTACGGGGCTAAGCCACGATCTGGATGACCAAGGTTTCAATCCGGTCACGATCACGCAGAACTACACCAACATGTCCGATCCGATGAAAGAACTGGAGGCCGCGATAGAGGCCGGCCGTTTCCATCATGACGGCAACCCGATCATGACCTGGTGTATAGGCAACGTTATCGGCAAGAACTTGCCAGGCAACGATGACGTCGTACGCCCGATCAAGCAGGGTGATGACAACAAGATCGACGGCGCCGTTGCGCTGATCATGACGATAGGCCGCATCCTAGCGAACGCTGAGGTGCAAGGCTCTGTCGACGACTTCCTCTCCAGACCGATGAGCATGTAA
- a CDS encoding tyrosine-type recombinase/integrase, which yields MTTAAVKITDAEIKRQAAGEVRDLRDIEARGLYLRFAKDRARASWYLVVRGEWKLIGRYPDLSAKQVAAALPGIRLRLDAGEGSNLSKWLLVGELLDWYADRMARDRSLSSKRKKTGASLIKCHLKPLLGDVPLASVDKSTLDDRFMWPAQESIGIDYVRSAFQLLALAFRQAFKLRLITSNPMKDVKFSDFSKAKVGVKPSRLRVTQLQDLLTLLRDSMASAPADAMLALMMLCHGTRIGETRQAQWSHISLAEREWFIPAENTKTGVENHLPITDQVRQLLITYRDIQWSGGYDGQFLFPSRKGKSLSEGQASAVFTRLGQGEWTSHDLRKVARTGWADIGIDHLIGELLINHAMGHNVKVYIQSDVMARKREALDRWCAYLDAKGFKRIHDLTGFRSGDSGNATEAAEHKACKAIQETIIGEV from the coding sequence ATGACGACCGCCGCCGTGAAGATCACCGACGCCGAAATCAAGCGCCAGGCCGCCGGCGAAGTTCGCGACCTTCGCGACATCGAAGCCCGCGGCCTGTACCTGCGCTTCGCGAAAGACCGCGCCCGGGCCTCCTGGTACCTGGTGGTCAGGGGAGAGTGGAAGCTGATCGGCCGGTACCCGGACCTCAGTGCCAAGCAGGTCGCCGCAGCACTGCCAGGCATTCGCCTGCGTCTGGATGCCGGGGAAGGCTCCAATCTTTCCAAGTGGCTGCTGGTGGGCGAGCTGCTGGACTGGTACGCCGATCGCATGGCGCGGGACCGGAGCCTGTCGAGCAAGCGCAAGAAGACCGGTGCCTCGTTGATCAAGTGCCACCTGAAACCGCTGCTGGGCGATGTGCCGCTGGCCTCGGTTGATAAATCCACCCTGGATGACCGGTTCATGTGGCCGGCCCAAGAGTCCATCGGCATCGACTACGTGCGCTCGGCGTTCCAGTTGCTGGCCTTGGCCTTCCGTCAGGCATTCAAGCTGCGCCTGATCACCAGCAACCCGATGAAGGACGTGAAGTTCAGTGACTTCTCCAAGGCCAAGGTCGGGGTCAAGCCGTCGCGGCTGCGCGTCACCCAGCTCCAGGACCTGCTGACCCTGCTGCGCGACTCAATGGCCAGCGCCCCAGCTGACGCCATGCTGGCCCTGATGATGCTGTGCCACGGCACTCGGATCGGCGAGACCCGCCAGGCGCAGTGGTCGCACATCAGCCTGGCAGAGCGTGAGTGGTTCATTCCAGCCGAAAACACCAAGACCGGCGTCGAGAACCATCTGCCAATCACTGACCAGGTTCGCCAGCTGCTGATCACTTACCGCGACATCCAGTGGTCCGGCGGCTATGACGGGCAGTTCCTGTTTCCATCCCGCAAAGGCAAGTCGCTCAGTGAGGGCCAGGCCAGTGCCGTGTTTACGCGCCTGGGCCAGGGCGAATGGACAAGCCACGACCTGCGCAAGGTGGCCAGGACCGGCTGGGCAGACATCGGCATCGACCACCTGATCGGTGAGCTGCTGATCAACCACGCCATGGGCCACAACGTGAAGGTGTACATCCAGTCGGACGTGATGGCCCGCAAGCGTGAGGCGTTGGATCGGTGGTGTGCGTATCTAGACGCGAAGGGTTTCAAGCGCATTCACGACTTGACCGGCTTTAGATCGGGAGATTCCGGTAATGCCACGGAAGCCGCAGAACACAAGGCCTGCAAGGCCATTCAAGAAACAATCATAGGCGAGGTTTAA
- a CDS encoding head-tail connector protein, protein MSIPVTDLLPIALMRKHLRVDHEDDDDLIELYAESALAWALWYCDNPALKLVADFPASFKAALLLLLGHSYATREAVVIGTITAELPLAVDSLLWASRNWRGVVDPEPEDVP, encoded by the coding sequence ATGAGCATCCCCGTCACCGATCTGCTGCCGATAGCCTTGATGCGAAAGCATCTGCGCGTCGACCATGAAGACGATGACGACCTGATCGAGCTCTACGCTGAATCCGCTCTGGCTTGGGCGCTGTGGTATTGCGATAACCCGGCACTCAAGTTGGTGGCTGACTTCCCTGCGTCCTTCAAAGCAGCGCTTTTGCTGCTGCTAGGGCACTCGTACGCGACTCGTGAAGCGGTCGTGATCGGCACCATTACTGCCGAACTGCCCCTGGCGGTGGATTCGCTCCTTTGGGCTTCCAGAAATTGGCGCGGTGTTGTCGATCCTGAGCCGGAGGATGTGCCATGA
- a CDS encoding DUF1364 domain-containing protein, with product MSKLTNAARDRDCQVRFPGCSCEPSTTVLAHYRLAGTCGMGMKPNDFQAAWACGYCHDIADGRLRAPGELTKYEIRLFLAEGVMRTQDILISEGKVKL from the coding sequence ATGAGCAAGCTCACGAATGCCGCCCGCGATCGCGACTGCCAGGTACGATTTCCAGGCTGCTCGTGCGAGCCGTCCACCACCGTCCTGGCGCACTACCGGCTGGCCGGCACCTGTGGCATGGGCATGAAGCCGAACGACTTCCAGGCGGCATGGGCCTGCGGCTATTGCCACGACATCGCCGACGGCCGCCTGCGCGCACCCGGGGAGCTGACCAAATACGAGATCCGCTTGTTCCTCGCTGAGGGCGTCATGCGCACCCAGGACATCCTGATCAGCGAAGGGAAGGTGAAACTTTGA
- a CDS encoding phage head closure protein, protein MRAGDLRHRIQFQKLVPGVDPETQEPIAGEWVDVAKVYASIEPLSGREFIAAQAVQSEVVGRIVIRRRTDIKAQMRGVYRGRIYNIQGVLPDPKSGLDYLTLPYSEGVNDG, encoded by the coding sequence ATGAGGGCCGGCGACCTGCGGCACCGTATTCAATTTCAGAAGCTGGTTCCGGGCGTTGATCCTGAAACCCAAGAGCCTATAGCGGGCGAGTGGGTCGACGTTGCAAAGGTCTATGCCTCTATCGAGCCTTTGAGTGGTAGGGAATTCATCGCTGCCCAGGCGGTTCAGTCTGAGGTCGTGGGGCGCATCGTGATTCGCCGCCGTACCGACATCAAGGCGCAGATGCGTGGGGTTTACCGCGGCCGGATCTACAACATTCAAGGCGTCCTGCCTGACCCCAAGTCCGGCTTGGACTACCTGACGCTACCCTATTCCGAGGGGGTGAATGATGGCTGA
- a CDS encoding phage terminase small subunit P27 family, translated as MGGTATVAGRGRKPKPTAKKALAGNPGKRALNTAEPQFSKITQIDPPEWFSPRAATMWNMIVPELLRENVVAITDLHNVEAFCSAYDNWRLAQETIQLHGIVVTGATGGPMKNPALTAANETMRQMVTFGSMLGLDPASRTRLIGGNKEKETNEFANLLRT; from the coding sequence ATGGGAGGTACCGCCACGGTCGCCGGCCGTGGTCGCAAACCCAAGCCAACGGCCAAAAAAGCACTCGCCGGAAACCCTGGCAAGCGCGCGCTGAACACAGCCGAGCCGCAGTTTTCCAAGATCACCCAGATCGACCCGCCGGAGTGGTTCAGCCCGCGCGCCGCCACCATGTGGAACATGATTGTCCCGGAGCTGCTGCGGGAGAACGTGGTGGCGATCACGGACCTGCACAACGTTGAGGCCTTCTGTAGCGCCTACGACAACTGGCGCCTTGCGCAGGAAACGATCCAGCTGCATGGCATCGTAGTCACCGGGGCCACTGGTGGGCCGATGAAGAACCCCGCGCTTACCGCCGCGAACGAAACAATGCGCCAGATGGTGACATTCGGTTCGATGCTGGGCCTGGATCCGGCCAGCCGCACACGACTCATCGGCGGCAACAAGGAGAAAGAAACCAACGAATTTGCCAACCTGCTGAGAACCTGA
- a CDS encoding phage portal protein encodes MADTDYSIDLRTRSPFWARMASFFTGGRLVTPNKGSQTGPVSATGQVGDSTLTDERSLQIATVFACVRLISTVTAGLPLAVFETKGDSRNKVGLDNPLARLLCYSPNQYMTAVEFREAMTMQLCFYGNAYALVERNSAGDVISLMPLLSAQMDVRLDNKKVVYRYRRDTEFADFKQAEIFHLKGFGFNGLVGLSPIAFASKTASVAVAMEDQQRDFYANGAKSPQLLMTGDGKVLNKEQRAQVEENFKEISGGPVKKRLWILEGGFTTQAIGVSPQDAETMAARKFQVSEVARFFGVPPHLVGDVEKSTSWGSGIEQQNLGFLQYTLSPYINRWEYAIERWLLKPSDLGRLHAEHNLEGLLRGDSTARANYLKTQVDTGLLTVNEGRRLDNRPALPGGDVATRQSQNIPLTQLGQTNPAPSGV; translated from the coding sequence ATGGCAGATACCGACTACAGCATCGACCTGCGCACGCGCAGTCCCTTCTGGGCGCGTATGGCGAGCTTCTTCACCGGTGGGCGCCTAGTCACTCCTAACAAGGGGTCGCAGACGGGGCCGGTATCGGCGACCGGGCAAGTTGGCGACTCTACGCTGACCGACGAAAGATCCCTGCAAATCGCTACCGTGTTTGCCTGTGTTCGCCTCATATCAACCGTCACGGCCGGCCTGCCTCTTGCGGTGTTCGAAACTAAGGGCGATAGCCGAAATAAGGTTGGCCTCGACAACCCGCTGGCCAGGCTTCTCTGCTACAGCCCGAATCAGTACATGACGGCCGTAGAGTTCCGTGAAGCAATGACCATGCAGCTTTGCTTCTATGGCAATGCCTATGCGCTCGTCGAGCGCAATAGCGCAGGCGACGTCATCAGCTTGATGCCGCTTCTATCCGCCCAAATGGATGTCAGGCTGGATAACAAAAAGGTTGTTTACCGGTATAGGCGTGACACCGAGTTCGCCGATTTCAAACAAGCGGAGATCTTCCACCTCAAGGGTTTCGGCTTCAATGGTCTGGTCGGTCTTTCGCCAATTGCATTCGCATCGAAGACGGCAAGTGTTGCCGTGGCGATGGAGGATCAGCAGCGGGACTTCTACGCCAACGGCGCCAAGTCTCCTCAGTTGCTTATGACCGGCGACGGCAAGGTGCTGAATAAGGAACAGCGTGCGCAAGTCGAAGAGAACTTCAAGGAGATATCCGGCGGGCCGGTCAAGAAGCGGCTGTGGATTCTCGAGGGCGGCTTCACTACCCAGGCCATCGGCGTGAGCCCTCAGGATGCCGAGACAATGGCGGCGCGCAAGTTCCAGGTGAGTGAAGTGGCGCGCTTCTTTGGCGTTCCACCCCATCTTGTTGGTGATGTGGAGAAGTCCACAAGCTGGGGCTCTGGTATCGAGCAGCAGAACCTTGGATTCCTGCAGTACACCCTTTCGCCTTACATCAATCGGTGGGAGTACGCGATTGAGCGCTGGCTTCTAAAACCGTCCGATCTGGGAAGGCTGCACGCCGAACATAACCTGGAAGGGCTGCTGCGAGGCGACTCCACTGCGCGCGCCAACTATCTGAAGACTCAAGTTGATACAGGCTTGCTCACCGTGAATGAGGGGCGCCGCCTGGATAACCGACCTGCGCTGCCTGGTGGCGATGTCGCAACGCGCCAATCGCAAAACATACCACTTACCCAACTTGGCCAAACAAACCCCGCACCTAGCGGGGTTTAG
- a CDS encoding VRR-NUC domain-containing protein, translated as MKPFSPKTFTANPVRAKSVDREGLEQAALIKEVSLRYPAAAKLIYHVPNGGHRHKLVAMKLKEQGVKAGVPDLVLPMARGGYFGLYIEFKARAPYDAAVSPAQDAYLQALTDQGYLAIVCRGHVDAIEAIRAYLLQPQTRAVA; from the coding sequence TTGAAACCATTCAGCCCGAAGACCTTCACCGCCAATCCGGTGCGCGCCAAGTCCGTCGACCGTGAGGGCCTGGAGCAGGCCGCCTTGATCAAGGAAGTCAGCCTGCGCTATCCCGCTGCCGCGAAGCTGATCTACCACGTCCCGAACGGTGGGCACCGGCACAAGCTGGTGGCGATGAAGCTGAAAGAGCAGGGCGTGAAGGCGGGCGTTCCCGATCTGGTTCTGCCGATGGCACGCGGCGGGTACTTCGGCCTGTATATCGAATTCAAGGCCCGGGCGCCGTATGACGCCGCCGTGTCCCCGGCCCAGGACGCATACCTGCAGGCGCTGACCGATCAGGGTTACCTGGCCATCGTTTGCCGCGGGCACGTCGACGCCATTGAGGCGATCCGCGCCTACCTACTTCAACCACAAACGAGGGCGGTCGCATGA